ctaataaaaaataccccAAAAGCCTCAACACATTGAAAGTTCCGGTTCTGTAAATGTCCAGGGCGACGGTAATCACTTGACATAAGTGAGTCACCGGGACGTTTGCTAGAAAAAACAAGTATAATTAGAGTTGGGTTTGAATTAACTGCATTTCCTACTAGCAAGCCTTTCAAAGTGTGATATAGCAACATTTTATGTGACTCAAAAGCATCAGGCTGTTAAGCTCCCACGGCTCGCTGTAAAGCTGAAAGTCCATATCGTTGAACGCGTTCTGTTTacgtttgatttttttgtttaatgagTTTGTTatagagtatattatatttacactacCACTTTAAGAAGCAATAGTCATCAACGTCAATCAATAATTTTCTctttcaaacataattttataatcaaattttaacgTGAGCATAACCTTCAGGCTCAGCTAATACTATTACGGTTTAGCCTTGGAGACTCCAGGGCAACAAAGAATTTGAGACTTCTAACTGTTTTCCAAATAAATGATACAGTCTCTTCAGTCGAGTttttgaatagttttatatagggcagattaaacataaactacataactaagtatatatagtaaaacacaagaattttttatcttaagatGATCTCTATTGTTGAGGACCCGAGGCTGTAGCGCTCCTCTAAATCCCTgagtactatatataatataatataataaaatataataaaaccggTTCGAACttgatttaaatgtaagtttGATATGTTTACGTCTAGTTCTTTGCCCATTGatagaaaatatacaacaatatttacaattccaAAAAACTACActcaaaaactatataaaataagatcaCACTAAAATTAGGCCTTGAGaattaaataggaattttaAAATGCAATGTATGTGAAAGATGaacatttaagaataataaatactagagattatgcaattatattttatcaaaatagtgTATTTTTATCGAGATCTGTGTGTGCCTATTGTTTACGACGAAAACATTTAAAGCAACGATGAGTTCGACATACAATCGAAACGACGAAAATGTCAAGGCGAAAAAGTGCACTGTGAAATTGAGAGTCATGATGTATGACTgactttttatgaaattgatataatatatcttatatgtgAACATTAACATTGTTTATAAACTTGATAGATTTTGCCATCGCGAAAATAAGCACATgcatatacgtttttttttttcttcaagatTTATATGCTGGAAAGCATGCGACGTTGACTCACATGGAGCTGACCAATAAATCGACTTCAATACGTAATTCAACTGCTTGTATATCTATATGATATCAAAAATGAATCCCTATTTCACTTTGTCACGCCATAAGTTGATGACTTCAGTTTGTAGGTGGTTCATTTAGAgagaaaaattaagaaaaatgtacCAGAAAATTGGAATTATTCAGAAAACTTTTTGCTTTTATGATGAATTAGCagtttacatgtttttttttttttattatttattccagtTCGTATTATAATCCAATATCCATAGCTAATACAGGAAgtcgttaaataattaataaataattacatattatcaatacagggtaaaatttatgatatattagatttgaaatttaaaaaaaaaccttcatttTCTAATGTACAGTATTTTTAAGAAAGGATTTAGGGTTGTTTTGATTCTAATAATCCTATGTAAACCCATTTTTGaggtatgttaatattttttattttatttactcatatttttttatcactaaacatgtataaatatatatacaaatatcaattaaaatagttactgtatatattgaataaatttcatattttcatataGTTTGCCAATGCACTGAATCTAAGGAAGGTTTAGGTGTATTATTCAtaacagtttttatataaattgagcGAAATACGAAGAAGATGTCGAGAAAAATTATGCCGACTAGGAGCTTTACTAGCATGCGCCGCAGATACCAATAGTGTTGTTTTTATGTAGTTCCTAATTCTACCCGTGCAACCTTAGACtggctagtaataaatataagtttatacgggatagtaaaaaaaattacatacaactTCGAATCgtaacatcatatattttaaatgaaatgccCAGACTTGATACAGTCAGCATAAGCTATCAACGATGGCGAATGTGTTGTATAAGCGTTTAAGCGCCTGAACGCGAGCGGTACTTTGTTAAGAGCAATCGcgcgaataaaatttattttaacacattacttttttttttatttttaccatacTTTAACTTAtcgatttttttgttacaattgtttttttatgttttatattacaaaagaaaGTTTACTATgtccaaaaattatattatatcttaatttttttttttaacatatactaTGTTGTAGTTGCAAAAGAAAGCTACATATAAGTTTATGCGTATGTTCACTCGCCAAAGACTGATGAATAATATAGTATGGTACGGcaaaaactgaaaataatctattttatggGTAAATATCGTATTCGTATTACCAAGAAGTATAACTAAACGACAATAGCCCAATGGTTTAAGGGCCGCCTACCGATGTAAAAAATTGCAGGATTCTGATACCGATCCCGACCCCTTGGGCTATAGCCGTCACCGCTCATTTACTCCTTAATACTAGTTTTAATCTTAAACGGAGGCGTAAATacgaatattagtaatatctCATAAAGCATGACTACTattctttaacaaaaataataaaaaaaatctattaacgCATGTACATAACTACACGCACCTTATGAAGTTAAACTTCTTTAGAATCGCAATGCGGCACGACAAAGAAGCCAACAAATGAATTGAAAAGTTTCACTTCTTTGTGTCAGTTGCAGTCAAacacacatttattttaattaatacaaaaaatacaaataaatttcctTGTGGAAATTCCAAATGAATGAGACCGAGAGTCCTTGATTCGTGAAATGACGTTTCAGATAAGAACTAGGCAAACAATTGTATTTGTATCATAGCTTAACGAATGATCGATCTCATTTGTAAaaagatttcaaaattaatataaaaaagttagcTCAACTTTTAtagattaattttgttttattttctaaatattaataaaatttattatcactAATATTAAGTCATTTaccaattgtatttaatatactgtattaatatatgttaagcAACCGATCTATTCTGTAACTCACTTCATAAtgttaaatgttgaaaaccaaTTGAGTGCTCGGCAATTTTGATGAgtttgtcattaaaatataattttattgttatttgattcaATGCCGCATAttactttctgacatttcacgatgtggtgagtttcgagtttgtatttatttttaattagtggtaggattttgtgcaagaccgtctgggtaggtactacccactcatcaaacaGAAAAACTTAATGTTGATTTGTTCAAGGGGGGGTAAGCCATTGTAATTAGACGCATATGGTTAAAGTTTCTTAACGTGCGAGGTGGACCActtaccaatttaaaaaataaagactgGCTCTCCACATATAAAGCTGCGGTCACATATATGATATCAATGACTTTCCGCTATATaatctcttttgttttttattataaaacataattaaggaaataattttaatgagggcttattaacaattttatttaaacggtTAATGATGTTTCGGCAGGTCGGCATATTTCCGGACGCCTATGATTGTAGGAAGTTTCACTTATGTTCCCCGCCAGATGAATTCGCTGATGGTAGACCGGCAGACCATAGAGCAGCGTTATGTCCCAGACATTATGGCTATGACCCGAAGATTGCTCAATGCTCAGTAAGTACAAACTATTTTATACTGTTTGTCCTAATTTTTCGCAAGCGTGTattctactttaaaaaatagtactaTTTGAGATCTATAACGTGCTCCAGCTAAATATAAGTggcatttttatcaaaattgtaaaaaaaaatttagacgCAACTAAAATTGTACCAAAACTATTCAACATATATGTTTTTGCtatcatataatttactattcagtatttacatgtaaatttatttaacaattctcgtgaaattaatttacatttaataatttatttcacacacAATATATTCTTCTAAGTCAGCTTATTTTCTTGTAGATAAAACTAAAGCATGGTCAGTGTGACCAGAGGCCAGTTCCGAGTTGTAGAAAAGTCGGCCAATCAGGTGTCTTAGAAAGCAGCCCACACCACTACTACGTATGTCTTTCGAGACATGGGAATCTGTATCCTCAAATCTTCATCTGTCCTCACGGATGGTACTTTTGGAATAATTATTGTCAACCACAACCTGAAGTTAGAAAAACAGTAGAAGAAACGAAAATACACGATGTCTTGAAATCCGTCACAGAAGGCACAAAggataatgataatttattaacagtGGCGACAACAACCACGCCTAAACCAGTTACATATAGAATTAATTCATTCTTTTCAACAGAAAAGCCTGTCACATATCCAGCCGATACTTTCTTAGCAGATAAATTCGATTTAACGAACTATGAAACAACTGATGAAAGAGCGCCAAATACGAACGACGAATTTGCCAATTCCTTCGAAAGTGGTACTGATTTCTGGtgaaataatctttaattatattatataaaatataatcattgttaataaacaaaacaataataaacatcacACAaagaattagttttatttattactttggtCAGAGGTAAAAAAAACCAACACAATAccaataattttagaaaaaacgTCACTGAGAACGTGAATCGAAGTCAAATCAGcaactactatataaataaaaaataatggtatCTAATCTTCAATTAGTAAAATGTAATTTCAGTAGAAGCAAATAAATGAATTTCACCATATTTCTAATTGGCTATGAGCCCAGTGCACTTACATGATTACGCTCTTAGTTCGACCCTGACTTCCTGCCTTGTAGACAACCACTACAGGCTTTAGTCGATGTTACCTGCCTTGTCTCACTACACTATTGGATGAACGAGAAATCCTCTCTTGAGCCAATTGAATAAAGTGCAAAACTATCGCTTTACTGAAAACTTTTATCGTTCGGTGTTTGTAATAAGAAGACTAGACTTAAATAAcgtatgaatatatattgacatacttttatttcaaacgttctaattttaaaattattaaaaaataaatagattacgTCATAAAATCGTTTGAGTCGGAATGAATCGACTTAATTATTATAGCTCTTTGATTTtgctaaataattttgaagattttattaaatgtaataataaaagcatgaaaatattaaaactgctataattttttattttattttatagttatatttataaacagaatatCTTTCCAGCCAACCAACTTTCCTTTGAGGcgcatattttaattcaataataagaaAACATACTCGCTCATGATTTCCATCTCACCGGACGATATAAAATCACTTTGTAAAAGTGCGCTTCGaactaaaaataagtaaaaacgtTGCAAAATATTCCATGAAACTGgcgaattttttaaaaaaggctTCGCTATTGAAAATTTCAGAAGCCGATGCGGGCTCGTTTTGTGGACGGTGCACACCAATATTTGCGATCCTGTGGTTCTGATATAGGTGATATTTTACAAAGGCAGACTTTAAGGGAATGCCTAAAATTGCTCTTGTATATTGTATTAGGTTtctgacagttttttttttaagtcaaaggCAAAGAGTGTTTTCTACACATACATGTATTATGATATTTGACTCGTTGCCAATCTTTTAAAGAGAAACtcctaaatttattatttatcacagTAGGTTGAACATTACATTGCATAGCtaggtttaaaattattaaaaaaaaaacgagtatGAACTTGCGCCCCTCGAATTTCGCCCACAAGAAgccaattaaatttttatatgctCTAGCTATATaaacgtaatttaataaaaagaaatgtcaGACGCGGCACGCTCGGCAGATGAGAAACACCGTAATTGATGGTTATTGAAAGattgtataattaaagaaaaccaatcaataaatatgttaaaaaaagatacatctcagtttccaagttTCGTGGCAAATTAGCgatggcggtggtgaccacttaccatcaggtggcccttttGACCATCGGCCTATACCTACACAGAGAAACAAACTGAATAACCATTACAATTTCTTAAGTAACTTGCCTGATCTGGGACTTTAACCTAGAACCTCGGGATGCAATATCCACTAGACAAACAGGCATTCACAATAAGTATGAATATTGAGTATATAAgagtattttcaaaataaattgtcgGTCAGTAACAATGTGAACAGATCGTCCAATGGTAATTCCTTTGCCTAGTAATCTAAAATCACACTAGACCTTTGTCCCTGAGGTTGCAGACGGTCTTATCGGAGCGATCTTCTTTAGCGTATGGAGCAAATATCAAATACATTCAGTAAACTATATTGGTAATTCCTTGTGGACAAGAATTTGATAGTTGTGTTATTTCATATTGATATGCTCCAAagtacacatacatacaaacgaCATCTTAAACTGGTGAATTCTTGGTGagctattaatatttgtttcacaCCGTGCATATAGAAACGACTGCTGTCAGTTCGGTATCAGGTAGTTCCTGATATTAACAGCTACATACAAAACACCCTAAAGCTTAATGTTTACGCATAATATAGCGGAAGACATCGTTCCAATCCTTAtttaaagtcattttttttttaaatatgtaagtacATTGTGTATTATGCGTATTGGTGGCGATTTTAAACCTATCACCGATCGGGAAAAACTAAGACTTAAGAAGAACAGAAAGGAACACagagaatattttaaacttaccaATCAGGTACGTTTTTCATTTATAGAAATAACAAAAGACTGAAACGATTCTTTAATTTCCAAATAAAGTTGTTTTATgacataaatgatttataaaaagtgTAGTTTTACCTTTACCGAGTTTACTGCCAGTAGATAAAGTGATGTTGGATGGCTGTATTTTTTCTTGGCTGTGACCCAACGAATTTGGCAAACAGGAAATATGCGCCTGCAAGTTATTGCATTTCTGGATAAATTTCGCccttaaattttcataatgttGCCATTTAAAATTCAACGTGCTACAAAAATTGATCTATCTACACGTTCTATAAATCAATAAcgtaaaaattatatcgtattttttttaggtttaaaGAAACAATGATCGTTTAGTTTCttaattacacaaaataaaacattattgttaaatattatcatcTTATACgatttatttgacataaaacggctttttaagtaattaatttcaaaataatgttatactcAAGTAGTCGATCATTTTTGACAAATTTGAAACGTAAATTTGCGAGTTAGAGGACGTCACATCAAACCATAATCCCTCAGAGACTATCACTCAAAGTGCTCTGCCAGTTAGGTTATTAGCCTAAGTGCCTGTTATCACGTAACGCTTGGTTTGACTCCTGTTTGGCTTTTAACGACAATGGTAAAACATCAAGAGAAGATTTTGCCAAATTTCTAAAGCATTCTccgtaaatgaaataattattcgaAAGATTGAATTCTTCAATAATAGATCCTCCAATTATCATTGTTACCTATTTAGCTAAGAccctaatttatatatgtacttatctAACAATTATCACACTTTTAGAATAATCAaaagaattttttatttaaatataatttaaatattatttactataatttgtgaattttattttatattttttcattgtataattaagtcttttaaaaatagatacttCACGATACGATTTGAATTGCTGGGAATTATGGTGTTCATTTAATGATGATAAGTTTCACAGAGTATTTTCCCTCAAAAAAGAAAGGTAGCCATTTCAACAAGATAGCTCTTTTTGAATTGGCTTCTTTAAGGGACTACTGATCTTGAGATCTCGGGATCAACCACAGGTCGACCAGTAAAACGAATTCATCAAGGTTTTTGTAAAGAAACCACTACCCGAATACTGTAGTGGCCGAGTTTGGAGGATagttgagccagtgtaacaagagGCACAAAGAACAGTAAATCTTAGTTCATAAAGTTggtatatttcttacatcgccaatgtttatggttaGTAGACATTTcatcaggtggcttatttgcCATACTATATAAAATGAGATAAAATGTTAGTGTACTCTCCTGCGTCTGAAACACCTAAAGTTGATGGCCTTCCGCCTGATCTATCTCCTGTCGTCTCGAATTACCGTCCCATCAAATTAGGAAAGTGATGGATTGGAGGGCACATACAATGCACCTGTATACGTCCACATACTTGTGCACCACAGTATATATCTCACGCTATTGGCTTGCTCTTGAAGACAAATATTTGATATcgaaaaaaactcaaaaaaaaatcatcaatcaaatataacaatttaatttcaaccacaaaatcaattatttatttttactttaaataaagcgTTTACCAATTTTCAATAGActtgttttatgatataggttagTCTACTGGCAAAtgagctacctgatggtaagtggtcttcactccccatagatattggtaatgtcagatatattaaacattcctcatAATACCAAcgcaccatcaaccttgggaacgaaaatgttatgtcccttgcgcctatAGTTACGCTGACTTAGTCGCCTTTTAAATCGgactcaacaat
This genomic stretch from Vanessa tameamea isolate UH-Manoa-2023 chromosome 9, ilVanTame1 primary haplotype, whole genome shotgun sequence harbors:
- the LOC113394893 gene encoding uncharacterized protein LOC113394893 isoform X1, with the protein product MWLKLLLISFFGCNTIQSTSFDLGGVMSGNRMAAVPLGRSLGEGELDIEGVCTEAGMACQNCTHAVSCIPLPVGWLKVPLQQCSNGQTCNAHLKECSSKAVPECDIVTQKFQHICEQVGIFPDAYDCRKFHLCSPPDEFADGRPADHRAALCPRHYGYDPKIAQCSIKLKHGQCDQRPVPSCRKVGQSGVLESSPHHYYVCLSRHGNLYPQIFICPHGWYFWNNYCQPQPEVRKTVEETKIHDVLKSVTEGTKDNDNLLTVATTTTPKPVTYRINSFFSTEKPVTYPADTFLADKFDLTNYETTDERAPNTNDEFANSFESGTDFW
- the LOC113394893 gene encoding uncharacterized protein LOC113394893 isoform X2, whose translation is MWLKLLLISFFGCNTISTSFDLGGVMSGNRMAAVPLGRSLGEGELDIEGVCTEAGMACQNCTHAVSCIPLPVGWLKVPLQQCSNGQTCNAHLKECSSKAVPECDIVTQKFQHICEQVGIFPDAYDCRKFHLCSPPDEFADGRPADHRAALCPRHYGYDPKIAQCSIKLKHGQCDQRPVPSCRKVGQSGVLESSPHHYYVCLSRHGNLYPQIFICPHGWYFWNNYCQPQPEVRKTVEETKIHDVLKSVTEGTKDNDNLLTVATTTTPKPVTYRINSFFSTEKPVTYPADTFLADKFDLTNYETTDERAPNTNDEFANSFESGTDFW